One stretch of Streptomyces sp. NBC_01142 DNA includes these proteins:
- a CDS encoding TROVE domain-containing protein yields the protein MARFNTRTAKAGATSPVRSTGRTVRTHQGGTGAERDARSELFLLAVANFVSQQTFYENGSDRDNRFAALVRNLAVEDPEWTAGLLAWLRGEGNMRTASIVGAAEYVKARLDASVTEGPTNRQVIDSVLRRADEPGEMLGYWTSQYGRNVPKPLKRGIADAVARLYNGKSLLKYDTASKGYRFGDILNLVHASPDPEKAWQGPLFQYALDRRHNPDTAEPPVSNRTLTAHRALMAVPVAERRAVITAPDGATRLAEAGMTWEALAGWLQGPMDAAAWEAVIPSMGAMALVRNLRNFDEAGVSDKVAAQVAAEIADPEVVAKSRQFPFRYLAAYQHAPSLRWSYPLEQALGHSLANVPSLPGRTLILVDRSGSMWARLSDRSELNRADAAAIFGTAVAMRAADADLVQFGTTHSRMTYAKGESVLKVLSRFGNLGGTDTTGAVRAHYRGHDRVLIVTDEQAQYSYHGDPTEQVPAHIPVYTWNLAGYRAGHAPSGTPGRHTFGGLSDAAFRMVPLIERGRDADWPWT from the coding sequence ATGGCACGCTTCAACACCCGTACGGCCAAGGCCGGAGCCACCTCGCCCGTGCGGTCGACCGGCCGCACCGTGCGTACGCACCAGGGCGGTACCGGCGCCGAGCGCGACGCGCGCTCCGAGCTCTTTCTGCTGGCCGTCGCCAACTTCGTTTCGCAGCAGACCTTTTACGAGAACGGCAGCGACCGTGACAACCGCTTCGCCGCACTCGTACGCAATCTCGCCGTCGAGGACCCCGAGTGGACTGCCGGCCTGCTCGCGTGGCTGCGCGGTGAGGGAAATATGCGCACCGCCTCGATCGTCGGTGCCGCCGAGTACGTCAAGGCACGCCTCGACGCCTCCGTGACCGAGGGCCCGACGAACCGTCAGGTCATCGACTCCGTACTCCGCCGTGCCGACGAGCCCGGCGAAATGCTCGGCTACTGGACCTCGCAGTACGGCCGCAATGTGCCCAAGCCCCTCAAGCGTGGAATCGCGGACGCCGTGGCCCGCCTCTACAACGGAAAGTCGCTGCTGAAGTACGACACCGCGTCCAAGGGCTACCGCTTCGGCGACATCCTCAATCTCGTGCACGCCTCGCCCGACCCCGAGAAGGCGTGGCAGGGCCCGCTGTTCCAGTACGCCCTCGACCGCCGGCACAACCCGGACACGGCCGAGCCGCCCGTCTCGAACCGCACCCTCACCGCCCACCGGGCGCTGATGGCGGTGCCCGTCGCCGAGCGGCGCGCGGTGATCACCGCGCCCGACGGCGCGACGCGCCTCGCCGAGGCGGGGATGACATGGGAGGCACTCGCGGGCTGGCTGCAGGGCCCGATGGACGCGGCGGCCTGGGAGGCCGTCATCCCGTCCATGGGCGCGATGGCCCTGGTACGCAATCTGCGGAACTTCGACGAGGCCGGGGTGTCCGACAAGGTCGCCGCGCAGGTCGCGGCGGAGATCGCCGACCCCGAAGTGGTCGCGAAGTCGCGGCAGTTCCCCTTCCGCTACCTCGCCGCCTACCAGCACGCGCCGTCGCTGCGCTGGTCGTATCCGCTGGAGCAGGCGCTCGGCCACTCGCTGGCCAATGTGCCCTCCCTGCCCGGCCGGACGCTGATCCTGGTCGACCGCTCGGGCTCCATGTGGGCGCGGCTGTCCGACCGCTCGGAGCTCAACCGCGCCGACGCCGCCGCCATCTTCGGCACGGCCGTGGCGATGCGCGCGGCCGACGCCGACCTGGTGCAGTTCGGCACGACCCACTCCCGGATGACGTACGCCAAGGGGGAGTCGGTGCTCAAGGTCCTGAGCCGCTTCGGCAACCTCGGCGGCACCGACACCACCGGGGCCGTACGCGCGCACTACCGGGGCCACGACCGGGTCCTGATCGTCACCGACGAGCAGGCGCAGTACAGCTACCACGGCGACCCGACCGAGCAGGTCCCGGCGCACATCCCCGTCTACACGTGGAATCTGGCGGGCTACCGGGCAGGTCACGCGCCGTCGGGCACGCCGGGCAGGCACACCTTCGGGGGCCTGAGCGACGCGGCGTTCCGGATGGTGCCCCTGATCGAGCGCGGCCGGGACGCCGACTGGCCGTGGACGTGA
- a CDS encoding alkaline phosphatase PhoX yields MPLTRREFTRQTAFTGAGVALTGVVGALATAPGALAAEDTVEIAGNDGHAPKGPGYGPLLPDPEGVLALPAGFSYRVITHSGITKLESGEFTPSNHDGTATFEGPRGVTLLVVNHELKGARGGWKYPVPLTENLVYDPAAAGGCTVVETHRDGRSAQWVGIAGTSTNCAGGRTSWGTWLTCEENSDRAGENGMTKDHGYVFEVDPYDRRANRDPKPIKALGRYDHEAVVIDPRRGHAYLTEDASGPNGLLFRWVPPHGFKHGRGQLRRLADDAGVLQATRCYDSGGRFVDDLSRATRIGTVYGVDWVDVPDRDATNIDVREQFGEKDITRARKLEGMWWADGGAYVVSSYARDESPGKPHDGQVWFYDPRRRTLTLKVLLGVNADPDKDGAYDGPDNITVSPYGGLVIAEDGEGIQHLFGATERGRTYPIARNDLNGSEFTGVVFSPDGRMLYANIQTPGIMLAITGPWKRQSHRH; encoded by the coding sequence ATGCCGCTCACCCGCAGGGAATTCACCAGACAGACCGCGTTCACCGGCGCGGGAGTCGCCCTCACCGGCGTCGTCGGCGCGCTCGCCACCGCGCCCGGCGCCCTCGCCGCGGAAGACACCGTCGAGATCGCCGGGAACGACGGGCATGCCCCCAAGGGGCCCGGCTACGGACCGCTGCTCCCCGACCCCGAGGGCGTCCTCGCCCTGCCGGCGGGATTCAGCTACCGGGTCATCACCCACAGCGGCATCACCAAGCTGGAGTCAGGTGAGTTCACCCCCTCCAACCACGACGGCACCGCCACCTTCGAGGGTCCGCGCGGTGTCACCCTCCTCGTCGTCAACCACGAGCTCAAGGGCGCCCGCGGCGGGTGGAAGTACCCTGTGCCGCTCACCGAGAACCTCGTCTACGACCCCGCCGCGGCCGGGGGCTGCACCGTCGTCGAGACCCACCGCGACGGCCGCAGCGCCCAGTGGGTGGGCATAGCCGGCACCTCCACCAACTGCGCGGGCGGACGCACCTCTTGGGGCACCTGGCTGACCTGCGAGGAGAACTCCGACCGGGCCGGCGAGAACGGCATGACCAAGGACCACGGCTATGTCTTCGAGGTCGACCCGTACGACCGCCGCGCCAACCGCGACCCCAAGCCCATCAAGGCGCTGGGGCGCTACGACCACGAGGCCGTCGTCATCGACCCCAGGCGTGGCCACGCCTATCTGACCGAGGACGCCTCCGGGCCCAACGGCCTGCTCTTCCGCTGGGTCCCGCCGCACGGCTTCAAGCACGGCCGCGGACAGCTGCGCCGGCTCGCGGACGACGCGGGCGTCCTGCAGGCGACCAGGTGCTACGACTCGGGCGGCCGGTTCGTCGACGACCTCTCGCGCGCCACCAGGATCGGCACGGTCTACGGCGTGGACTGGGTGGACGTCCCGGACCGCGACGCCACGAACATCGACGTACGCGAGCAGTTCGGGGAGAAGGACATCACCCGGGCCCGCAAACTCGAGGGCATGTGGTGGGCCGACGGGGGCGCGTACGTCGTCTCCTCGTACGCCCGTGACGAGAGCCCCGGCAAGCCGCACGACGGCCAGGTGTGGTTCTACGACCCCCGCCGCCGCACGCTCACGCTGAAGGTACTCCTCGGCGTCAACGCCGACCCGGACAAGGACGGCGCGTACGACGGTCCGGACAACATCACCGTCTCGCCGTACGGCGGCCTGGTCATCGCCGAGGACGGCGAGGGCATCCAGCACCTCTTCGGCGCGACCGAGCGCGGGCGCACGTACCCGATCGCCCGCAACGACCTCAACGGCAGCGAGTTCACCGGCGTCGTCTTCTCGCCCGACGGCCGCATGCTCTACGCCAACATCCAGACCCCGGGCATCATGCTCGCGATCACGGGCCCCTGGAAGCGCCAGTCCCACCGCCACTGA
- a CDS encoding SDR family NAD(P)-dependent oxidoreductase, whose translation MNLPATGRRVLVSGASRGLGRAVAQAFATNGDRVAVHYGSREDEARATLDSLAGTGHVLVGGDLSDAAGAASIAGRAADGLGGIDVLVNNAAVNLPHPLATTEYKQWAALWQQHVSVNLLATANLCHLAARRMIDAGTGGRIVNIGSRGAFRGEPDHPAYGATKAAVHALGQSLAVSLAPYGIGVASVAPGFFDTERVAHRLSGTEGEAIRAQSPFGRVASAEEIAAAVLWLASPSAEWASGAVLDLNGASHLRT comes from the coding sequence ATGAATCTTCCCGCCACCGGCCGCCGCGTCCTTGTGAGTGGAGCCTCCCGCGGCCTCGGCCGTGCCGTCGCCCAGGCCTTCGCCACGAACGGTGACCGCGTCGCCGTCCACTACGGCTCGCGCGAGGACGAGGCGCGGGCGACGCTGGACTCACTCGCCGGTACGGGCCATGTGCTGGTGGGCGGCGATCTGTCGGACGCCGCGGGGGCGGCGTCGATCGCCGGGCGGGCGGCGGACGGGCTCGGCGGCATCGATGTGCTCGTCAACAACGCCGCCGTCAACCTTCCCCATCCGCTGGCCACGACGGAGTACAAGCAGTGGGCGGCGCTCTGGCAGCAGCATGTGTCCGTCAATCTCCTCGCCACGGCGAATCTCTGCCATCTCGCGGCCCGCCGCATGATCGACGCGGGTACGGGAGGCAGGATCGTCAACATCGGTTCACGCGGGGCGTTCCGGGGGGAGCCGGATCATCCGGCGTACGGGGCGACGAAGGCGGCGGTGCATGCGCTCGGCCAGTCGCTCGCGGTCTCCCTCGCCCCGTACGGCATCGGGGTCGCGTCCGTCGCTCCCGGATTCTTCGACACGGAGCGGGTGGCGCACCGGCTGAGTGGTACGGAGGGCGAGGCGATCCGCGCGCAGAGCCCGTTCGGGCGGGTGGCGTCGGCGGAGGAGATCGCGGCGGCGGTGCTGTGGCTGGCGTCGCCGTCGGCCGAGTGGGCCTCGGGCGCGGTGCTGGACCTCAACGGGGCCTCGCATCTGCGCACGTGA